From Sceloporus undulatus isolate JIND9_A2432 ecotype Alabama chromosome 6, SceUnd_v1.1, whole genome shotgun sequence, one genomic window encodes:
- the SCAF1 gene encoding LOW QUALITY PROTEIN: splicing factor, arginine/serine-rich 19 (The sequence of the model RefSeq protein was modified relative to this genomic sequence to represent the inferred CDS: deleted 1 base in 1 codon) gives MEEEENRQSPVREDPARGGEKPPSEPALDSDWDQSGALCVGQVIILKALQQAVDPGLAAELQDPANEKDAECKRTSRRKWCRSSKSEGPGRDELGSGDPALACDRNGLMGEVLDAPSSGVMPALAGVLDYLEWIYHLPQEVESPIGTQAVYEDEEMEEVELVAEVRLGDVSALSGVFRRNLSWRMQKSACLGSSAPCWRGSSTCPVGQPLLLEQPYLLDPHRTMPIMDKASWTSLLGRSKVSKVPKADRTSPSPCLGMTLGTGMGISSGGQQRPQSATGRESESQQRSQPPPSNSIDKADSSTSSSSSCSSSTSSMSRHQGLPGEGGSAGSSNPCPPMHSPDLDIYDPFHPTDEDNLNGDFGFGDSPNKDSEGGRHDQKYDPFDPTGSNPSSSVSTPSPEEEEDEDDDEEDDHDQNPPDMSHSISRISETLAGIYDENSLSQDFPSSDKGQEDSEPEAEPDGEYESKATCPAEPPEGKELPGADSTLPEELPSEQAESQAPEPRRRVFVVDLAPKGRLDVEAKPQLEGKVSLEVVTVGNAKLRSGEKTSKGGHHRAGRRSSMDWDGSGGGDSEIEEGEIVQPEDERYSPIRLFRSRCRTAEQRTLRVVEGDDFLSLHADSDDEGALQIDFSENQPDPRWKGVDLRRKILTQRRERYHRAPSPLPPPPPPPAPKRPASKSHSGSSSGSCKKSKRERKRSRERKASKPKESYTSSWNPKKKSKSRSKSKELRQSRHRASRSRSHHRTSRSWSPSISTSLSAVGSSHTSAERRKSRKSKSKEKRRGRHSRSRSSSRAHRSRHKDRHRGDGGRKKKKRSRSRSREKHSSHRLSKDKEREVHLLEEPKTEKALIERRRDARTVVPPSIQDLNDNDLFTIKRTITVNQQEKMEGLLETPERAKREVLYDSEGMSFDACFSDREPAEESKSSGVRLTAKEDVAPSRKDKRPEEDTKLKMPKEKERKRAYLEDRPGARDKYKKKLKEVPPCSEQQELPKAEKKARTDRDKTGKKVKAGGHKESGKLGSGRKVKLQSKVAVLIREGVSSTTSVKEVGSIGVKFSRDKESRSPFLKSEEKVLMVGASAAGQGEMADVKEPGFKPKKVKGLKAKMGVKKLKGIKPKGTSEPKKKKKLKVKTGLKKSKADSCSQGASSPLRVKEEPSWSGSEKSEGTAKPPSPQPLVPDQELTPDSQTVDSSCKTPDVSFLPEDPPVEQPRVPAEEPEADSLSETKEEQPLQQPSHTPRSTPQPPPAPMSWNLQGGVDCTSGVLALTALLFKMEEANLASRAKAQELIQATNQILTHTKPSASLNPPQPPAPPIHPPASHLAVPPVSYLLQGSLPLGGCGSTPGTPTGVLPGNLSQTSSGPPSAGIFASSSATDLGSTSSDGRGDSDKYLKKLHTQERAVEEVKLAIKPYYQKKEITKEEYKDILRKAVHKICHSKSGEINPVKVNNLIKAYVQRYKYFRKHGRKMDEEPCLPKEIGLDKSGLPMPPL, from the exons atggaagaagaagagaatcGCCAATCCCCAGTAAGGGAGGATCCTGCACGAGGTGGTGAGAAGCCACCCAGTGAACCTGCTCTTGATTCAGATTGGGACCAATCAGGTGCCCTCTGCGTTGGCCAAGTGATCATTTTG AAAGCTTTGCAACAAGCTGTGGACCCTGGCTTGGCAGCTGAACTGCAAGATCCAGCAAATGAGAAAG ATGCAGAATGCAAGCGTACAAGCCGAAGAAAATGGTGCAGGAGCTCCAAATCTGAAGGGCCTGGAAGAGATGAACTGGGAAGTGGGGACCCTGCATTGGCCTGCGATAGGAATGGTCTGATGGGTGAG GTTCTTGATGCGCCTTCTTCTGGTGTGATGCCTGCTTTGGCTGGAGTCTTGGATTACCTGGAATGGATTTACCATTTGCCCCAAGAAGTAGAGAGCCCCATAGGGACCCAAGCGGTTTA TGAAGATGAAGAAATGGAAGAGGTGGAGCTGGTCGCTGAGGTGCGGCTGGGAGATGTTAGTGCCCTGTCAGGCGTCTTTAGAAGAAACCTGTCCTGGAGGATGCAGAAATCTG CCTGCCTTGGATCATCTGCACCCTGCTGGAGAGGAAGCAGCACCTGTCCCGTTGGCCAGCCTTTGCTCTTAGAGCAGCCCTATCTTCTGGACCCACACAGAACTATGCCTATCATGGACAAGGCTAGTTGGACTTCTCTTTTAGGCAGAAGCAAGGTTTCGAAGGTCCCTAAAGCAGATAGGACTTCTCCTTCACCTTGCTTAGGCATGACTCTGGGAACTGGCATGGGAATTTCCAGT GGGGGGCAGCAACGCCCCCAGAGTGCCACTGGTCGGGAATCTGAATCCCAGCAGAGATCGCAGCCACCACCCTCCAACTCCATAGATAAGGCTGATTCCAGCACTTCTTCTTCATCGTCTTGCTCATCATCAACCTCCTCCATGTCCCGCCACCAAGGCCTGCCTGGAGAAGGTGGCAGTGCTGGCTCCTCGAACCCTTGTCCCCCAATGCATTCCCCAGACTTAGATATTTATGATCCCTTTCATCCCACTGATGAGGATAACCTTAATGGTGACTTTGGCTTTGGCGATTCTCCCAACAAGGATTCAGAGGGTGGCCGGCATGACCAGAAATATGATCCCTTTGATCCCACAGGCTCCAACCCTAGTTCCTCTGTTAGTACTCCTtcacctgaggaggaggaggatgaagatgatgatgaggaagaTGACCATGACCAGAATCCTCCAGACATGTCCCATAGCATTAGTCGCATCTCAGAAACTTTGGCTGGCATCTATGATGAAAATAGTTTGAGCCAGGATTTCCCCAGCTCTGACAAAGGACAAGAAGATTCAGAGCCAGAGGCAGAACCTGATGGGGAATATGAAAGCAAGGCCACATGTCCCGCTGAACCCCCTGAGGGCAAAGAGCTTCCGGGTGCTGATTCCACCCTGCCTGAGGAGCTTCCCTCAGAACAGGCTGAATCTCAAGCACCTGAGCCACGCCGTCGGGTATTTGTGGTAGATCTGGCCCCCAAAGGCCGCTTGGATGTGGAAGCCAAGCCCCAGCTGGAAGGAAAAGTGTCCCTAGAAGTGGTGACAGTTGGAAATGCCAAACTGAGGAGTGGGGAGAAGACATCCAAAGGTGGGCATCACCGAGCTGGGCGGCGGTCATCAATGGATTGGGACgggagtggtggtggtgactCAGAAATTGAAGAAGGGGAGATTGTTCAGCCTGAAGATGAGCGGTACAGTCCCATTCGACTCTTCCGGAGCAGATGCCGAACTGCTGAACAGCGTACCCTGAGAGTCGTGGAAGGTGATGATTTCCTGTCACTCCATGCAGACTCGGATGATGAAGGAGCCTTACAGATTGACTTTAGTGAGAACCAACCTGACCCACGTTGGAAAGGGGTGGACTTGAGGCGGAAGATTCTGACTCAGCGCCGAGAGCGCTATCACCGAGCTCCATCGCCACtgcctccacccccacccccacccgcCCCAAAGCGTCCTGCCTCCAAATCCCACTCAGGTTCTAGTTCTGGCTCATGTAAGAAATCCAAACGGGAACGCAAAAGATCTCGTGAACGTAAGGCCTCAAAACCCAAGGAGTCTTACACCTCGTCATGGAACCCCAAGAAGAAATCCAAGTCACGCTCAAAATCCAAGGAACTCCGGCAGTCACGTCACAGAGCCTCAAGGTCCCGCTCACATCATCGAACCTCCCGTTCCTGGTCACCATCCATCAGCACAAGCTTGTCAGCTGTTGGCTCATCACACACATCTGCAGAACGACGCAAGAGCAGGAAGTCTAAGTCAAAGGAGAAGCGCCGTGGGCGGCATTCCCGGTCACGCAGTAGTAGCCGTGCCCATCGCAGTCGGCACAAAGACAGACATAGGGGGGATGGtggcaggaagaagaagaaacgcTCCCGCTCCCGGTCACGTGAGAAGCATTCCTCCCATCGGTTATCCAAGGACAAGGAGCGGGAGGTCCACCTTTTGGAGGAACCCAAGACTGAGAAGGCCCTGATAGAGCGTCGGAGAGATGCACGAACTGTGGTGCCCCCCTCGATCCAGGACCTCAATGACAATGACCTCTTCACCATCAAACGGACCATTACAGTCAACCAGCAAGAGAAAATGGAGGGGCTGCTGGAGACGCCAGAGAGAGCTAAGCGGGAGGTGCTTTACGATTCTGAAGGAATGAGCTTTGATGCCTGCTTCTCAGACCGAGAGCCTGCTGAGGAGTCCAAGTCCAGTGGAGTGCGCCTGACAGCCAAAGAGGATGTCGCCCCATCCCGCAAGGACAAACGGCCTGAGGAGGACACCAAGCTGAAGATGCCCAAGGAGAAAGAGCGCAAGAGAGCTTATCTCGAGGATCGCCCTGGTGCCCGGGATAAGTACAAGAAAAAGTTGAAGGAGGTCCCACCCTGTTCTGAACAACAAGAATTGCCTAAGGCTGAAAAAAAGGCCCGGACTGACAGGGACAAGACTGGGAAAAAGGTTAAGGCTGGAGGCCACAAAGAAAGTGGCAAGTTAGGTTCAGGCCGGAAGGTGAAGCTCCAGTCCAAGGTAGCTGTGTTGATCCGTGAAGGGGTAAGCAGCACCACCTCAGTGAAGGAAGTGGGTTCAATTGGGGTGAAGTTTAGCCGGGATAAGGAGAGCCGTTCACCTTTCCTTAAGTCGGAGGAGAAGGTGTTGATGGTTGGAGCTTCAGCAGCAGGGCAGGGTGAAATGGCTGATGTCAAGGAGCCAGGCTTCAAACCCAAGAAAGTAAAAGGACTGAAGGCTAAAATGGGTGTGAAAAAACTGAAGGGCATCAAGCCAAAGGGAACCTCTGAgcccaagaaaaagaagaagctgaaGGTGAAGACAGGGCTGAAGAAATCCAAAGCTGACAGCTGCAGTCAGGGTGCAAGCAGTCCTTTGAGAGTCAAGGAGGAACCCTCCTGGTCTGGTTCAGAGAAATCAGAGGGCACGGCCAAGCCGCCAAGCCCTCAGCCGTTGGTGCCCGACCAGGAACTTACTCCTGACTCCCAGACAGTGGACAGCAGCTGTAAGACACCTgatgtctccttccttcctgaagACCCCCCAGTTGAGCAACCTAGGGTGCCAGCAGAGGAGCCTGAAGCAGATAGCTTGTCTGAGACCAAAGAGGAGCAGCCACTTCAGCAGCCGTCCCATACACCTCGTAGCACACCTCAGCCTCCACCTGCTCCCATGTCCTGGAATCTGCAGGGTGGGGTGGACTGCACCAGTGGTGTACTGGCAT TGACTGCCCTGCTCTTCAAGATGGAGGAGGCCAACCTCGCCAGTCGGGCAAAAGCCCAGGAGCTTATTCAAGCAACCAATCAG ATTTTGACGCATACCAAGCCCTCAGCCTCCTTGAACCCTCCTCAGCCACCAGCACCACCAATCCATCCACCTGCTTCACACCTGGCTGTACCGCCTGTCTCTTATCTGCTTCAGGGTTCCCTGCCTCTAGGAGGATGTGGTTCGACCCCTGGCACCCCTACAGGAGTGTTGCCTGGAAATTTAAGCCAGACTTCATCAGGCCCTCCCTCAGCTGGCATCTTTGCTTCCTCATCTGCCACCGATCTGGGCAGCACCAGCTCTGATGGACGAGGAGATAGTGATAAG